The sequence CCTTGAAGGCGAATCTGGGCGACGTGCTCGAGGGCGGCATCCTGATTGTGAACTCGGATGAGTTCAATGAGTCGAACCTTCAGAAAGCCCAGTACGCGGCCAACCCGCTCGAGACCGACGAGCTGAAGCGCTACCGGCTGTACGCGATTCCGATCACGCAGCACACGCTCGAAGCGGTCAAGGAGACCGGCCTGGGCCCGCGTGACGCCGCCCGCTGTAAGAACTTCTACGCCCTCGGTGTGCTGTACTGGCTGTTTGACCGCGCGCTCGAGGCCACCGAGCGCTGGATCACGTCCAAGTTCAGCAAGGTGCCGGCCGTGTCCCGCGCCAACACCCTGGCGCTGCGGGCCGGCTACGCGTTCGGCGAGACGGCGGAGATGTTCACGCTCCGCTATCGCATCAAGCCCGCCGAGCTGCGACCCGGCACCTATCGCAGCCTGACCGGCAACCAGGCCACGGCCCTTGGGCTGGTGACGGCCGCGAACCTCGCCGGCAAGCCGCTGTTCTACGGCAGCTACCCGATTACGCCGGCGAGCGAAATCCTCCACGAATTGAGCGGCTACCAGGAGCACGACGTACGCGTGTTCCAGGCCGAGGACGAGATCGCAGCGATGTGCTCGGTGGTGGGGGCCGCGTTCGGCGGGGCGCTCGCGGTGACCGGTACGAGCGGGCCGGGCATGGCGCTGAAACAGGAAGCGATCGGCCTGGCGGTCATGACTGAGTTGCCGTGCGTGATCGTCAACGTGCAGCGCGGCGGCCCGAGCACGGGCCTGCCGACCAAGACCGAGCAGGCGGACCTGCACCAAGCCATTCTGGGCCGCAACGGCGAATGCCCGCTGCCGGTGCTGGCAGCGCAGTCGCCGGCCGACTGCTTCTGGTCGGCGATCGAAGCCACGCGCGTCGCCATCAAGTACATGACGCCGGTGATCCTGCTGACCGATGGGTACCTCGCGAACGGCTCCGAGCCGTGGCGGATCCCCGACGAGGGCGAACTGCATAAAATCCCGGTGCACCACGCGACCGACCCGGCGACTTTCCAGCCGTACGCCCGCGATGAGAACGGTGCCCGACCGTGGGCGATCCCGGGCACGCCGGGCCTGCATCACCGCATCGGTGGATTGGAAAAGGCCGACATCACGGGCAACGTGTGCTACGTGCCGTCGAACCACCAGCGGATGGTCGATCTGCGAGCGGAGAAGGTTGCCAAGGTGGCGCGCGACATCGCCGATCAGGAGGTTTACGGCGCGCAGCGCGGCGAGCTGCTCGTGGTATCGTGGGGCGGGACGTATGGTGCCGTGCGAACCGCGATCGAGCGGGCCCGCGAGGACGGCAAGGACGTGTCCCACGCCCATTTGCGCTGGCTGAATCCGTTCCCGCGGAACCTCGGGGACGTGCTCCGGCATTTCAAGCAAGTACTGGTTTGCGAACTCAACATGGGTCAACTGCAACTGCTGCTCCGCGGCCACTTCCTCGTGGACGCCGTCGGGCTGCACAAAGTGCAGGGGCGCCCGTTCATGGTCAGCGAGATTCTCGACCGGGTCGATGAACTGCTGGGAGGCAAGGCGTCATGACAGCACCCTTCGATCCCGCCGGGCTGAGTGCCAAGGACTTCAAGACGGACCAGCAGGTCAAGTGGTGCCCGGGTTGCGGCGACCATTCGATCCTGATCCAGTTGCAGAAAGTCCTGGCGGCGCACGGCGCCGACAAGGACAACACCGTCTTCGTCTCGGGCATCGGCTGCTCCAGCCGCTTCCCGTATTACATGGACACTTACGGCTTTCACAGCATCCACGGCCGCGCGCCCGCGATCGCGACCGGCGTGAAATGCGCCAACCCGAACCTGAACATCTGGGTCGTCACCGGCGACGGCGACGCGCTCAGCATCGGCGGCAACCACTTCCTGCACACGATCCGCCGCAACGTCGGCCTGAAGATCATCCTCTTCAACAACCGCATCTACGGGCTGACGAAGGGGCAGTATTCGCCGACCAGCGAGTTCGGCACGCGGACGAAGTCGTCGCCGGCCGGGTCCATCGACCACCCGATCCATCCGATCTCGCTGGCGATCGGGGCGGAGATCACGTTCGCCGCGCGGGCGGTCGACACGGACGTGCAGCATCTGCAGTACGTGCTCGAGCGCATGGTCGCCCACAGGGGCACGGCGTTCCTGGAGGTCTACCAGAACTGCCAGGTCTACAATCACAACGCGTACAGCTTCGCGACCGACCGGCAGACGAAGAACGAGCACGTCGTCTACCT comes from Phycisphaerae bacterium and encodes:
- a CDS encoding 2-oxoacid:acceptor oxidoreductase subunit alpha, coding for MGTTTSRDVKPEPRSTKPVKELPQAAVRFAGDSGDGMQLVGTQFTATSAVLGNDVATFPDYPAEIRAPMGTLAGVSGFQVNFASRHIFTPGDRIDVLVAMNPAALKANLGDVLEGGILIVNSDEFNESNLQKAQYAANPLETDELKRYRLYAIPITQHTLEAVKETGLGPRDAARCKNFYALGVLYWLFDRALEATERWITSKFSKVPAVSRANTLALRAGYAFGETAEMFTLRYRIKPAELRPGTYRSLTGNQATALGLVTAANLAGKPLFYGSYPITPASEILHELSGYQEHDVRVFQAEDEIAAMCSVVGAAFGGALAVTGTSGPGMALKQEAIGLAVMTELPCVIVNVQRGGPSTGLPTKTEQADLHQAILGRNGECPLPVLAAQSPADCFWSAIEATRVAIKYMTPVILLTDGYLANGSEPWRIPDEGELHKIPVHHATDPATFQPYARDENGARPWAIPGTPGLHHRIGGLEKADITGNVCYVPSNHQRMVDLRAEKVAKVARDIADQEVYGAQRGELLVVSWGGTYGAVRTAIERAREDGKDVSHAHLRWLNPFPRNLGDVLRHFKQVLVCELNMGQLQLLLRGHFLVDAVGLHKVQGRPFMVSEILDRVDELLGGKAS
- a CDS encoding 2-oxoacid:ferredoxin oxidoreductase subunit beta; the protein is MTAPFDPAGLSAKDFKTDQQVKWCPGCGDHSILIQLQKVLAAHGADKDNTVFVSGIGCSSRFPYYMDTYGFHSIHGRAPAIATGVKCANPNLNIWVVTGDGDALSIGGNHFLHTIRRNVGLKIILFNNRIYGLTKGQYSPTSEFGTRTKSSPAGSIDHPIHPISLAIGAEITFAARAVDTDVQHLQYVLERMVAHRGTAFLEVYQNCQVYNHNAYSFATDRQTKNEHVVYLEHGKPLIFGNNRDKGIRLNGDTPEVVELARVSQDDLIIHDEKATDPSMAFRLARMVYPEFPEPLGVFRAVEKPPYEELLMGQIQAAKEKRGVGTLDRLFHAGDTWKVA